The following are encoded in a window of Streptomyces sp. SAT1 genomic DNA:
- a CDS encoding acetamidase/formamidase family protein: MNTSAPVINVPSDPARYAYAFGGGSPVVTVEPGSIVELTTEDCFGGRVRGPADLPSRVCSFPYLNPVTGPIAVAGAERGDTLAVHFVDIAPARDWGVSSTFPHFGALTATHATAMLHPALEERVWVYAIDTKAGTCRFEATRGDFAVELPLDPMHGTVGVAPAAGERLMSISPGVHGGNMDTPELRAGTTVYFGVNVEGAMLAVGDGHARQGEGEVCGTAVETAMNTVVAVDLVKGGAPAVPRLENDGFLLSTGHARPLEDAFRISQRDLVQWTSELLGLDQLDAYQLVSQAGLAPAANVCDTLYTMVAKLPKRVLGAARAYEGVHDRLRDLGAAYLSGR, encoded by the coding sequence ATGAACACTTCCGCCCCGGTGATCAACGTCCCCTCGGACCCCGCCCGTTACGCCTACGCCTTCGGCGGCGGGTCGCCCGTGGTGACGGTGGAGCCCGGCAGCATCGTGGAGCTGACCACCGAGGACTGCTTCGGCGGCCGGGTGCGCGGACCGGCCGATCTGCCCAGCCGGGTCTGCTCGTTCCCGTACCTGAACCCGGTCACCGGTCCGATCGCGGTGGCCGGAGCCGAGCGCGGCGACACGCTCGCCGTGCACTTCGTGGACATCGCGCCGGCCCGCGACTGGGGCGTGTCCAGTACGTTCCCGCACTTCGGCGCGCTGACGGCGACACACGCCACGGCCATGCTGCACCCCGCGCTGGAGGAGCGGGTGTGGGTCTACGCCATCGACACGAAGGCCGGCACCTGCCGGTTCGAGGCGACCCGCGGCGACTTCGCGGTGGAGCTGCCGCTCGACCCGATGCACGGCACGGTGGGGGTGGCCCCGGCGGCGGGCGAACGGCTGATGTCGATCTCCCCGGGGGTGCACGGCGGCAACATGGACACGCCCGAGCTGCGGGCCGGGACCACCGTCTACTTCGGCGTCAACGTCGAGGGCGCGATGCTGGCCGTCGGCGACGGCCATGCCCGGCAGGGCGAGGGCGAGGTGTGCGGTACTGCGGTGGAGACGGCGATGAACACGGTGGTGGCCGTGGATCTCGTCAAGGGCGGCGCGCCCGCCGTGCCGCGGCTGGAGAACGACGGGTTCCTGCTGAGCACCGGGCACGCCCGGCCGCTGGAGGACGCCTTCCGCATCAGCCAGCGCGACCTGGTGCAGTGGACGTCCGAGCTGCTCGGGCTCGATCAACTCGACGCGTACCAACTGGTGAGCCAGGCGGGTCTGGCGCCCGCGGCGAACGTCTGCGACACCCTGTACACGATGGTCGCCAAGCTGCCCAAGCGGGTGCTGGGCGCGGCCCGCGCCTATGAGGGCGTCCACGACCGGCTGCGGGATCTCGGCGCGGCCTACCTGAGCGGTCGCTGA
- a CDS encoding APC family permease: MSEPPASGTLESYGYRQELHRSLGFKDLLVYGLVFMVPIAPFGIFGSVFQSSGGMVALTYAVGMVAMMFTALSYAQMAKAFPMSGSVYAYAGRGIAAPVGFLSGWMILLDYVLVPGLLYLIAGIAMNSLVPAVPVWLWLTGFVLLNTAVNYTGIRMTARVNKLMLLAELVVLAVFLVIGVIALAQGKGRGFDFTAVYNGHTFSWSLVFGAVSVAVLSFLGFDGISTLAEENKDSARAIGRSMVAALVLAGALFIVQTWLASLLVPAPDRLLTEGDPGGTAFYDAARVASGEWLATLTAAATAVAWGFANSLVAQAATSRLLYAMARDRQLPAFLAKVHPRHRVPVNATLLTAAVSLALGLYMNSRDDGVTLLSSLVNFGALTTFLVLHVSVVVHYLVRRRSRDFWRHLIAPAIGFAILAYVVVNADIAAQRLGFVWLGIGVVVLAGLLLTGRRPDLAAVQHAESTDDPVAPPPGG, from the coding sequence ATGTCCGAACCACCGGCTTCCGGCACGCTGGAGAGCTACGGCTACCGGCAGGAACTGCACCGCTCGCTGGGCTTCAAGGACCTGCTCGTCTACGGCCTGGTCTTCATGGTGCCCATCGCACCCTTCGGGATCTTCGGCAGCGTCTTCCAGAGCTCGGGCGGCATGGTCGCCCTGACCTACGCGGTCGGCATGGTGGCGATGATGTTCACGGCCCTGTCGTACGCGCAGATGGCGAAGGCGTTCCCGATGTCCGGCTCGGTCTACGCCTACGCGGGCCGCGGGATCGCCGCCCCGGTCGGCTTCCTCTCCGGCTGGATGATCCTCCTCGACTACGTCCTGGTGCCCGGCCTGCTGTACCTGATCGCCGGGATCGCCATGAACTCGCTGGTCCCGGCCGTCCCCGTGTGGCTGTGGCTGACAGGCTTCGTGCTGCTCAACACCGCGGTCAACTACACCGGCATCCGGATGACCGCGCGGGTCAACAAGCTGATGCTGCTCGCCGAACTCGTGGTGCTGGCCGTCTTCCTGGTGATCGGTGTGATCGCCCTGGCCCAGGGCAAGGGCCGGGGCTTCGACTTCACGGCGGTCTACAACGGGCACACCTTCTCCTGGTCGCTGGTCTTCGGGGCCGTCTCCGTTGCCGTGCTGAGCTTCCTCGGCTTCGACGGCATCTCGACGCTCGCCGAGGAGAACAAGGACTCGGCCCGCGCCATCGGCCGTTCGATGGTGGCGGCGCTGGTGCTGGCGGGCGCCCTGTTCATCGTCCAGACCTGGCTGGCGTCGCTGCTGGTGCCCGCACCGGACCGGCTGCTCACCGAGGGCGATCCCGGCGGCACCGCCTTCTACGACGCGGCCCGGGTCGCCTCCGGCGAGTGGCTGGCCACGCTGACCGCCGCCGCCACCGCGGTGGCCTGGGGCTTCGCCAACTCGCTGGTGGCGCAGGCCGCGACCTCGCGCCTGCTGTACGCGATGGCCCGGGACCGCCAACTGCCCGCGTTCCTGGCCAAGGTGCACCCGCGCCACCGGGTGCCGGTGAACGCGACCCTGCTCACGGCCGCCGTCTCGCTGGCGCTGGGCCTCTACATGAACTCCCGCGACGACGGGGTGACCCTGCTCAGCAGCCTGGTCAACTTCGGTGCCCTGACGACGTTCCTGGTGCTGCACGTGTCCGTGGTCGTGCACTATCTGGTCCGGCGGCGCAGCCGCGACTTCTGGCGGCATCTGATCGCACCCGCGATCGGCTTCGCGATCCTGGCGTACGTGGTGGTGAACGCCGACATCGCGGCGCAGCGGCTGGGGTTCGTGTGGCTCGGCATCGGCGTCGTGGTCCTGGCCGGGCTGCTGCTGACCGGCCGGCGGCCCGACCTGGCGGCCGTGCAGCACGCGGAGAGCACGGACGATCCGGTGGCCCCGCCGCCCGGCGGGTAG
- a CDS encoding ABC transporter substrate-binding protein gives MDYGVNLQARLIEPLDALYAPGDAAAFRLCLVVPQSGALGLIGPSALDAAVLAAHEINAAGGIAAGPGGLGTAARARRAEGPADARPAGSGRGARRGRVRADPCAEHRMDLVDGGRAPAAVAAQVAGLVGAGAVDAVAGFHSSDVHRAVEAVVSGRVPYVFTPPHEGGARLPGVACTGVGPGEQLTEAIGFLTERHQVRRWALVGNDYIWPRAVHRAARDAAAGCHARVVLEHRVPLGQVDRALGRLVEELRAHRVQAVLVSLIGRDLVAFNRGLRHSGLDRRLVRLSGALEENGLLACGGDDTGGLYSCMDSFASLADDRALALTERHRALLGPTAPVLDSYARGLYDGVHLVAALAAGRALRADAALPAAVRRLLAARGPGPREAWRAAPQGPPRAALHLARADGPDLRVVTSFRPGGP, from the coding sequence GTGGACTACGGCGTGAACCTCCAGGCGCGGCTGATCGAGCCGCTCGACGCGCTGTACGCGCCGGGTGACGCGGCGGCGTTCCGGCTCTGCCTGGTGGTGCCGCAGTCCGGGGCGCTGGGCCTGATCGGGCCGTCCGCGCTGGACGCGGCCGTGCTGGCGGCGCACGAGATCAACGCGGCGGGCGGGATCGCGGCCGGGCCCGGGGGCCTTGGGACGGCGGCGCGGGCGCGGCGGGCCGAGGGGCCGGCGGATGCCCGGCCCGCCGGGTCAGGACGGGGCGCCCGCCGGGGGCGGGTCCGTGCCGATCCGTGTGCAGAACACCGGATGGACCTGGTGGACGGCGGCCGGGCCCCGGCCGCGGTCGCCGCGCAGGTGGCGGGACTGGTCGGCGCGGGGGCGGTGGACGCGGTGGCCGGCTTCCACTCCAGCGATGTCCATCGCGCCGTCGAGGCGGTGGTGAGCGGCCGGGTGCCGTATGTCTTCACCCCGCCGCACGAGGGAGGCGCCAGGCTGCCGGGCGTGGCCTGCACCGGCGTCGGCCCCGGGGAGCAACTGACCGAAGCTATAGGGTTTCTGACCGAACGTCACCAGGTGCGCCGCTGGGCGCTGGTGGGCAACGACTACATCTGGCCGCGGGCCGTGCACCGGGCCGCCCGTGACGCCGCGGCCGGGTGCCACGCGCGGGTGGTGCTGGAGCACCGGGTGCCGCTGGGGCAGGTGGACCGGGCGCTGGGGCGCCTGGTGGAGGAGCTGCGCGCGCACCGGGTCCAGGCGGTCCTGGTGAGTCTGATCGGGCGGGATCTGGTGGCGTTCAACCGGGGGCTGCGGCACAGCGGTCTCGACCGCCGGCTGGTGCGGCTGTCCGGGGCGCTGGAGGAGAACGGCCTGCTGGCCTGCGGCGGCGACGACACCGGCGGCCTGTACTCCTGCATGGACTCCTTCGCCTCGCTGGCCGACGACCGCGCGCTCGCCCTGACCGAGCGGCACCGCGCCCTGCTCGGCCCGACTGCTCCGGTGCTGGACTCCTACGCGCGCGGCCTCTACGACGGCGTGCACCTGGTCGCCGCGCTCGCCGCGGGCCGCGCCCTGCGGGCGGACGCCGCTCTGCCCGCGGCCGTACGGCGTCTGCTGGCCGCGCGGGGGCCGGGCCCGCGCGAGGCGTGGCGCGCGGCGCCGCAGGGACCGCCACGGGCCGCCCTGCATCTGGCCCGCGCGGACGGCCCCGACCTGCGCGTGGTGACCTCGTTCCGCCCCGGGGGCCCCTGA
- a CDS encoding MarR family winged helix-turn-helix transcriptional regulator, translated as MGSVRPDPVADTAPPPAPAAATAPGLPAPHGLLAARTGGPPLVEILTLAQRRLVQGLAAVLDEEQCTVDQWRVLRALADDAGRPMGELSHGLLIPHASLTRLVDALADDGWVYRRQSDTDRRSIRVHLSRRGRDRLTRLDALAAAHESALRAAAGTGGADGLGALVAHLAADPGARA; from the coding sequence GTGGGGAGCGTACGGCCGGACCCCGTCGCAGACACCGCACCGCCCCCGGCCCCCGCGGCGGCGACCGCGCCGGGCCTCCCGGCGCCGCACGGCCTCCTGGCCGCCCGCACCGGCGGGCCCCCGCTCGTGGAGATCCTCACCCTCGCCCAGCGGCGGCTCGTGCAGGGGCTGGCCGCCGTGCTCGACGAGGAGCAGTGCACCGTCGACCAGTGGCGCGTCCTGCGCGCCCTCGCCGACGACGCGGGCCGCCCCATGGGCGAGCTGTCGCACGGACTGCTCATCCCGCACGCCTCCCTGACCCGCCTGGTGGACGCGCTCGCCGACGACGGCTGGGTCTACCGCAGGCAGTCCGACACCGACCGGCGCAGCATCCGCGTCCACCTCTCCCGGCGCGGCCGGGACCGGCTCACCCGGCTCGACGCACTCGCCGCCGCCCACGAGTCGGCGCTGCGCGCCGCGGCGGGCACCGGTGGCGCGGACGGCCTCGGCGCCCTGGTGGCCCATCTCGCGGCGGACCCCGGCGCCCGCGCCTGA
- a CDS encoding sensor histidine kinase has product MSHLRAPAARADHREGGGRHGRPVARTVPSLPETRIRPQLLRLAVLPPLAVALGAGAAVLFTVRSTGARPGLALWAVLAGALAVTAAGIVTGAVAAGRAAASVHERLDALRRGTAHREAELSALVEALRHGETLPPRTPPGGAPGDADGFELLAADLARAHEGAVDAVVRAARLSGRDGSEQKLEVFLNLARRLQSLVHREISILDELENEIEDPDLLKGLFHVDHLATRIRRHAENLAVLGGAVSRRQWSHPVSMTEVLRSAIAEVEQYSRVKLVPPVDGRLRGHAVADVIHLLAELVENATVFSAPNTQVLLRAGLVTSGLAVEVEDRGLGMPVGEQVRMNTLLADPDQADVAGLLADGRIGLFVVSQLAKRHGIDVRLQTNIYGGVQAVLVVPQALLGPEPGIGSGTGARSGAGSGARAGGAGAVGTAPCAGTQDSARDGVPAAPATSAGCGTPGAPDTLGAPDTPGAHPQAPARDGGVPALPAVAAEPAAGGGPGPAGDGTHAAAGPYAEPAVPSHHQEPAPLPRRGDRHGRANPAEAAPGIRPHDRAAVAANAGVLPVPRVDVVRGVMEPPSLPRRRAQQHIAPQLRGGPAPRQDSDDTVGHDPGLMAAFQRGIGLAEGRQRQDASPEPAEAAHHDGSAPAG; this is encoded by the coding sequence ATGTCTCACCTCCGCGCACCGGCCGCCCGCGCAGATCACCGCGAGGGCGGCGGACGGCACGGGCGGCCGGTGGCCCGCACCGTCCCCTCGCTGCCCGAGACCCGCATACGGCCCCAACTGCTGCGGCTGGCCGTGCTGCCGCCCCTCGCGGTGGCGCTCGGCGCGGGCGCGGCCGTGCTCTTCACGGTGCGCTCCACCGGCGCCCGCCCCGGCCTCGCCCTGTGGGCGGTGCTCGCGGGCGCGCTGGCGGTCACGGCCGCGGGCATCGTGACCGGCGCCGTCGCCGCCGGGCGCGCGGCCGCCTCCGTGCACGAGCGGCTGGACGCGCTGCGCCGCGGCACCGCGCACCGCGAGGCCGAACTGAGCGCGCTCGTCGAGGCGTTGCGGCACGGCGAGACCCTGCCCCCGCGCACTCCGCCCGGCGGCGCCCCCGGCGACGCCGACGGGTTCGAGCTGCTCGCCGCCGACCTGGCCCGCGCCCACGAGGGGGCGGTCGACGCCGTCGTGCGGGCCGCCCGGCTCTCCGGCCGCGACGGCAGCGAGCAGAAGCTGGAGGTCTTCCTCAACCTCGCCCGGCGCCTCCAGTCCCTGGTGCACCGCGAGATCTCCATCCTCGACGAGCTGGAGAACGAGATCGAGGACCCCGACCTGCTCAAGGGCCTCTTCCACGTCGACCACCTCGCCACCCGCATCCGCCGCCACGCCGAGAACCTCGCCGTCCTCGGCGGCGCCGTCTCCCGGCGCCAGTGGAGCCACCCCGTCTCCATGACCGAGGTGCTGCGCTCGGCCATCGCGGAGGTCGAGCAGTACTCGCGGGTGAAGCTCGTCCCGCCCGTCGACGGCCGGCTGCGCGGCCACGCCGTCGCCGACGTCATCCATCTGCTGGCCGAACTCGTCGAGAACGCCACGGTGTTCTCCGCCCCGAACACCCAAGTGCTGCTGCGCGCGGGCCTGGTGACCTCGGGACTGGCCGTGGAGGTGGAGGACCGGGGCCTCGGCATGCCGGTCGGCGAACAGGTCCGGATGAACACCCTGCTCGCCGACCCGGACCAGGCCGACGTGGCCGGACTGCTCGCGGACGGTCGCATCGGGCTGTTCGTCGTCTCCCAACTGGCCAAGCGGCACGGCATCGACGTCCGGTTGCAGACCAACATCTACGGCGGCGTGCAGGCGGTGCTCGTGGTGCCGCAGGCCCTGCTCGGACCCGAGCCGGGCATCGGGTCCGGCACCGGGGCCCGGTCCGGAGCGGGGTCGGGAGCGCGGGCCGGGGGAGCCGGTGCGGTCGGTACCGCCCCCTGCGCCGGTACCCAGGACTCGGCGAGGGACGGCGTCCCTGCCGCCCCCGCCACCTCTGCCGGCTGCGGAACCCCCGGCGCCCCCGACACCCTCGGCGCCCCCGACACCCCCGGCGCCCACCCGCAGGCCCCGGCGCGCGACGGCGGCGTACCCGCTCTGCCTGCCGTGGCCGCCGAGCCCGCCGCGGGCGGGGGTCCCGGACCGGCCGGGGACGGCACCCACGCTGCCGCCGGGCCGTACGCCGAACCGGCCGTGCCCTCCCACCACCAGGAGCCCGCGCCCCTGCCGCGACGCGGTGACCGGCACGGCCGGGCGAACCCGGCGGAGGCCGCCCCCGGCATCCGGCCGCACGACCGGGCCGCCGTGGCGGCGAACGCCGGTGTCCTGCCCGTACCGCGCGTCGACGTGGTGCGCGGCGTCATGGAGCCGCCCAGCCTGCCCCGGCGCCGCGCCCAGCAGCACATCGCGCCCCAGCTGCGCGGCGGCCCCGCGCCCCGCCAGGACAGCGACGACACCGTGGGCCACGATCCCGGTCTGATGGCCGCCTTCCAGCGCGGGATCGGGCTCGCCGAGGGCCGCCAGCGCCAGGACGCGTCCCCGGAGCCGGCCGAGGCCGCGCACCACGACGGGAGCGCGCCCGCCGGATGA
- a CDS encoding roadblock/LC7 domain-containing protein: protein MASDAPTGHVSDLDWLMSGLVQRVPHTTSAVLLSCDGLVKSVHGLDPDSADHMAALASGLYSLGRSAGIRFGDGGDVRQVVVELDSTLLFVSTAGSGTCLAVLAGREADAAVLGYEMAMLVKSVRPYLVTAPRQHTAEPPALRP, encoded by the coding sequence ATGGCGAGCGATGCGCCGACCGGCCATGTTTCCGACCTCGACTGGCTGATGAGCGGCCTCGTGCAGCGCGTACCGCACACGACCAGCGCGGTCCTGCTGTCCTGCGACGGACTGGTGAAGTCCGTGCACGGCCTCGACCCCGACAGCGCCGACCACATGGCCGCGCTGGCCTCCGGCCTGTACTCCCTCGGCCGCAGCGCCGGTATCCGCTTCGGCGACGGCGGCGACGTGCGGCAGGTCGTCGTCGAACTCGACTCGACCCTGCTGTTCGTCAGCACCGCGGGTTCCGGCACCTGTCTCGCCGTGCTCGCGGGCCGCGAGGCCGACGCGGCGGTGCTCGGCTACGAGATGGCGATGCTGGTCAAGAGCGTCCGCCCGTACCTCGTGACCGCGCCCCGGCAGCACACCGCCGAACCCCCGGCGCTGCGGCCTTGA
- a CDS encoding DUF742 domain-containing protein — translation MSAAVTGDGPWLDDAAGRLVRPFTVSNGRTRPTIAFDLMSQVMATGVTPLGYLGPEHGEALDLCLAPVSVAEVAAHLRLPAAVAKVLLADLVDCGALTTKPPVTPHLPTDRALLEAVLDGLRRQL, via the coding sequence TTGAGCGCGGCGGTGACCGGCGACGGGCCCTGGCTCGACGACGCGGCCGGGCGGCTGGTGCGCCCTTTCACGGTCAGCAACGGCCGCACCCGGCCCACCATCGCCTTCGACCTGATGTCCCAGGTGATGGCGACCGGGGTGACGCCGCTCGGGTACCTCGGACCCGAGCACGGCGAGGCACTCGACCTGTGCCTGGCCCCGGTCTCGGTGGCCGAGGTGGCCGCGCACCTGAGGCTGCCCGCGGCGGTGGCCAAGGTGCTGCTGGCCGATCTCGTCGACTGCGGCGCCCTGACCACCAAACCGCCCGTCACCCCCCACCTTCCCACCGACCGGGCCCTACTGGAGGCAGTGCTCGATGGACTACGACGACAGCTCTGA
- a CDS encoding GTP-binding protein: protein MDYDDSSDHGDGPAGHDGGTATHHPYTGPPTPPACDDGPADPFPTALKILVAGGFGVGKTTFVGAVSEIAPLSTEELLTTAGADTDSLDGIENKVETTVAMDFGRITLDAEHVLYLFGTPGQERFWFMWDELSEGALGAVILADTRRLGECFAAVDFFEQRGLAFIVAVNEFDGAHRYRLDDIRSALDLAEEIPVVRCDARISSSGVQTLLTLVRHLIAHASAPEPSHGAHL from the coding sequence ATGGACTACGACGACAGCTCTGACCACGGCGACGGCCCCGCGGGCCACGACGGCGGCACGGCGACCCACCACCCGTACACGGGCCCCCCGACGCCTCCCGCCTGCGACGACGGCCCCGCCGACCCCTTCCCCACCGCGCTGAAGATCCTGGTGGCGGGCGGGTTCGGCGTGGGCAAGACGACCTTCGTCGGCGCGGTGAGCGAGATCGCGCCGCTCAGCACGGAGGAACTGCTCACCACGGCCGGCGCTGACACCGACAGCCTCGACGGCATCGAGAACAAGGTCGAGACGACCGTCGCGATGGACTTCGGCCGGATCACCCTGGACGCGGAGCACGTCCTGTACCTGTTCGGCACCCCCGGACAGGAGCGGTTCTGGTTCATGTGGGACGAGCTGTCGGAGGGCGCCCTCGGCGCGGTCATCCTCGCCGACACCCGCCGCCTGGGGGAGTGCTTCGCCGCCGTCGACTTCTTCGAGCAGCGCGGCCTCGCCTTCATCGTCGCCGTCAACGAGTTCGACGGCGCCCACCGCTACCGCCTGGACGACATCCGCTCCGCGCTCGACCTCGCCGAGGAGATCCCCGTGGTGCGCTGCGACGCCCGTATCTCCAGCTCGGGCGTCCAGACCCTGCTGACCCTCGTACGGCACCTCATCGCCCACGCGTCCGCACCGGAGCCCAGCCACGGCGCCCACCTGTGA
- a CDS encoding GAF domain-containing protein, with product MTYDPPRPAGRLLLTPEDREAPARARRLRRLGLGERAEPALDAFADRLAGRTRAPYAMVNFPGEHGQFFAGLHRPSRDVLDVDAPAPHGPPRPGDPAAGAGAYRELGRRLTRDQGFCPHVLVRGKALVLEDVRDYPRFAGNAVVDEFGIRSYLGAPLVDSAGMVLGTVCVVDVEPRPWGREGLDTIKAAAAELSGRLRRREAERSPDAPDDPDAPGRPDGPPPG from the coding sequence ATGACCTACGACCCGCCGCGCCCGGCCGGTCGGCTGCTGCTCACTCCCGAGGACCGGGAGGCACCCGCCCGTGCCCGGCGGCTGCGCCGGCTGGGCCTGGGCGAGCGCGCCGAACCGGCCCTCGACGCCTTCGCCGACCGGCTCGCCGGACGCACCCGGGCGCCGTACGCCATGGTCAACTTCCCCGGTGAGCACGGGCAGTTCTTCGCCGGACTGCACCGGCCGTCCCGGGACGTGCTGGACGTGGACGCCCCGGCACCGCACGGCCCGCCGCGCCCCGGCGACCCGGCGGCCGGAGCGGGAGCGTACCGGGAACTGGGCCGCCGCCTGACGCGCGACCAGGGCTTCTGCCCGCACGTGCTGGTGCGCGGCAAGGCGCTGGTGCTGGAGGACGTCCGCGACTACCCGCGGTTCGCGGGCAACGCGGTGGTCGACGAGTTCGGCATCCGCTCCTACCTCGGCGCGCCGCTGGTGGACAGCGCGGGCATGGTGCTGGGCACGGTGTGCGTCGTCGACGTCGAGCCGCGGCCGTGGGGCCGGGAGGGGCTGGACACCATCAAGGCGGCGGCGGCCGAACTGAGCGGGCGGCTGCGGCGCCGCGAGGCCGAGCGGAGCCCGGACGCCCCGGACGACCCGGACGCCCCGGGGCGCCCGGACGGTCCGCCGCCGGGCTGA
- the tdh gene encoding L-threonine 3-dehydrogenase produces the protein MKALVKQKAEPGLWLTDVPEPAVGPGDVLIKVLRTGICGTDLHIRAWDGWAQQAIRTPLTIGHEFVGEVVATGRDVTEIKTGDRVSGEGHLVCGKCRNCLAGRRHLCRATVGLGVGRDGAFAEYVALPAGNVWVHRVPVDLDIAAIFDPFGNAVHTALSFPLVGEDVLITGAGPIGLMAAAVAKHAGARNVVITDVSEERLELARKIGVSLALNVGGATIAEGQRVLGLREGFDIGLEMSGRPEAMRDMIANMTHGGRIAMLGLPAQEFPVDWARIVTSMITVKGIYGREMFETWYAMSVLLEGGLDLAPVITGRYACTDFEAAFDEAAGGRGGKVILDWTA, from the coding sequence GTGAAGGCGCTGGTCAAGCAGAAGGCGGAGCCGGGGCTCTGGCTCACGGACGTGCCCGAGCCCGCCGTCGGACCCGGTGACGTACTGATCAAGGTCCTGCGGACCGGCATCTGCGGGACCGATCTGCACATCCGGGCGTGGGACGGCTGGGCACAGCAGGCGATCCGCACCCCGCTCACGATCGGCCACGAGTTCGTCGGCGAGGTCGTCGCCACCGGCCGCGACGTCACCGAGATCAAGACCGGCGACCGGGTCAGCGGCGAGGGCCACCTCGTGTGCGGCAAGTGCCGCAACTGCCTGGCCGGGCGCCGCCATCTGTGCCGCGCCACGGTCGGCCTGGGGGTGGGCCGCGACGGCGCGTTCGCCGAGTACGTCGCCCTGCCCGCCGGGAACGTGTGGGTGCACCGCGTCCCCGTCGACCTCGACATCGCCGCGATCTTCGACCCGTTCGGCAACGCCGTGCACACCGCGCTGTCCTTCCCGCTGGTCGGCGAGGACGTGCTGATCACCGGCGCCGGGCCGATCGGCCTGATGGCGGCGGCCGTCGCCAAGCACGCGGGCGCCCGCAACGTCGTCATCACCGACGTCAGCGAGGAGCGTCTCGAACTCGCCCGCAAGATAGGGGTCAGTCTCGCCCTCAACGTCGGCGGCGCCACCATCGCCGAGGGGCAGCGCGTGCTCGGCCTGCGCGAGGGCTTCGACATCGGCCTGGAGATGTCCGGGCGGCCCGAGGCGATGCGCGACATGATCGCCAACATGACGCACGGCGGCCGGATCGCCATGCTCGGCCTGCCCGCCCAGGAGTTCCCGGTCGACTGGGCCCGGATCGTCACCTCGATGATCACCGTCAAGGGCATCTACGGCCGCGAGATGTTCGAGACCTGGTACGCCATGTCGGTGCTGCTGGAGGGCGGCCTCGACCTCGCCCCGGTGATCACCGGCCGGTACGCCTGCACCGACTTCGAGGCCGCCTTCGACGAGGCGGCCGGCGGCCGGGGCGGCAAGGTCATCCTGGACTGGACCGCGTAA
- a CDS encoding glycine C-acetyltransferase — protein MFDSVRDDLRATLDEIRAAGLHKPERVIGTPQSATVEVTAGGRPGEVLNFCANNYLGLADHPEVVAAAHQALDRWGYGMASVRFICGTQEVHKELEARLSGFLGQEDTILYSSCFDANGGVFETLLGAEDAVISDALNHASIIDGIRLSKARRLRYANRDMADLEAQLKAAGDARRRLIVTDGVFSMDGYVAPLAEICDLADRYDAMVMVDDSHAVGFVGPGGRGTPELHGVMDRVDIITGTLGKALGGASGGYVAARAEIVALLRQRSRPYLFSNTLAPVIAAASLKVLDLLESADDLRVRLAENTKLFRSRMTEAGFDVLPGDHAIAPVMIGDAAKAARMAELLLERGVYVIGFSYPVVPQGQARIRVQLSAAHSTADVNRAVDAFVAARTELDG, from the coding sequence ATGTTCGACTCCGTGCGTGACGACCTGCGCGCCACCCTCGACGAGATCCGTGCCGCCGGTCTGCACAAGCCCGAGCGGGTCATCGGCACCCCGCAGTCCGCGACCGTCGAGGTCACCGCGGGCGGCCGGCCCGGCGAGGTGCTCAACTTCTGCGCCAACAACTACCTGGGCCTCGCCGACCACCCCGAGGTCGTGGCCGCCGCCCACCAGGCACTGGACCGCTGGGGCTACGGCATGGCGTCCGTGCGCTTCATCTGCGGCACCCAGGAGGTGCACAAGGAGCTGGAGGCCCGGCTGTCGGGCTTCCTCGGCCAGGAGGACACGATCCTGTACTCCTCCTGCTTCGACGCCAACGGCGGTGTCTTCGAGACCCTGCTCGGCGCGGAGGACGCGGTGATCTCCGACGCCCTCAACCACGCCTCCATCATCGACGGCATCCGCCTGTCCAAGGCCCGCCGCCTGCGCTACGCCAACCGCGACATGGCCGATCTGGAGGCGCAGCTCAAGGCCGCAGGCGACGCCCGCCGCAGGCTGATCGTCACCGACGGCGTCTTCTCCATGGACGGCTACGTGGCACCCCTGGCGGAGATCTGCGACCTCGCCGACCGCTACGACGCCATGGTCATGGTGGACGACTCGCACGCCGTCGGCTTCGTCGGCCCCGGCGGGCGCGGCACCCCCGAGCTGCACGGCGTCATGGACCGCGTCGACATCATCACCGGCACCCTCGGCAAGGCGCTCGGCGGCGCCTCCGGCGGCTATGTCGCCGCCCGCGCCGAGATCGTCGCCCTGCTGCGCCAGCGCTCCCGGCCCTACCTGTTCTCCAACACCCTCGCCCCGGTGATCGCGGCGGCCTCCCTGAAGGTCCTCGACCTGCTGGAGTCGGCCGACGACCTGCGCGTCCGGCTGGCCGAGAACACCAAGCTGTTCCGCTCACGGATGACCGAGGCGGGCTTCGACGTGCTGCCCGGCGACCACGCCATCGCCCCGGTGATGATCGGCGACGCCGCGAAGGCGGCCCGGATGGCGGAACTGCTGCTGGAGCGCGGTGTGTACGTGATCGGCTTCTCCTACCCGGTGGTGCCGCAGGGGCAGGCGCGCATCCGCGTGCAACTGTCCGCCGCGCACTCGACCGCCGACGTCAACCGCGCGGTCGACGCCTTCGTCGCCGCCCGTACCGAGCTGGACGGCTGA